CGTGATGCGCGAAGAAGACATCATGGCCGTGGTGCAGAAGTAAGCGCAAGCCGCTACTTTTCCCGGTCATATCCCAGAGAATTCAAGGAGTTAGAAGATGGCAGCTAAAGACGTCGTATTCGGTGATTCCGCCCGTGCCAAGATGGTTGAAGGCGTGAACATTCTCGCGAACGCTGTGAAGGTCACGCTGGGCCCGAAGGGTCGCAACGTTGTGCTGGAACGCAGCTTCGGCGGCCCGACGGTCACCAAGGACGGTGTGTCGGTCGCGAAAGAGATCGAACTGAAAGACAAGCTCCAGAACATGGGCGCGCAAATGGTCAAGGAAGTCGCTTCCAAGACCAGCGACAACGCAGGTGACGGCACCACGACCGCAACGGTCCTGGCTCAGTCGATCGTCCGCGAAGGCATGAAGTACGTCGCATCGGGCATGAACCCGATGGACCTGAAGCGCGGTATCGACAAGGCTGTATTCGCAGCGATCGAAGAACTGCGCAAGATCAGCAAGCCATGCACGACCAACAAGGAAATCGCACAAGTCGGCGCGATTTCGGCAAACAGCGACTCGTCGATCGGCGATCGTATCGCTGAAGCCATGGACAAGGTCGGCAAGGAAGGCGTCATCACCGTCGAAGACGGCAAGTCGCTGCAAGACGAGCTGGACGTTGTCGAAGGTATGCAATTCGACCGCGGCTACCTGTCGCCGTACTTCATCAACAACCCGGACAAGCAGGTTGCCGTGTTGGAGAACCCGTTCGTGCTGCTGCACGACAAGAAGGTGTCGAACATCCGTGATCTGCTGCCGGTTCTGGAACAGGTCGCCAAGGCTGGCCGTCCGCTGCTGATCATCGCGGAAGACGTCGAAGGCGAAGCGCTGGCTACGCTGGTGGTGAACAACATCCGCGGCATTCTGAAGACCGTTGCTGTCAAGGCTCCGGGCTTCGGCGATCGTCGTAAGGCCATGCTGGAAGACATCGCGATCCTGACCGGCGGTCAGGTCATCGCTGAAGAAACCGGCCTGACGCTCGAAAAGGCAACGCTGGCCGAACTGGGTCAAGCAAAGCGTATCGAAGTGGCCAAGGAAAACACCACGATCATCGACGGCGCAGGCGAAGCGGCCAACATCGAAGCACGTGTGAAGCAGGTTCGCACGCAAATCGAAGAAGCTACGTCGGACTACGACCGTGAAAAGCTGCAGGAACGCGTTGCCAAGCTGGCAGGCGGTGTTGCAGTGATCAAGGTCGGCGCTGCCACCGAAGTTGAAATGAAGGAAAAGAAGGCACGTGTCGAAGACGCACTGCACGCAACGCGCGCAGCTGTGGAAGAAGGCATCGTTGCTGGCGGCGGCGTCGCGCTGATCCGCGCACGTACGGCTATCGCTGGTCTGAAGGGCGCTAACGCCGATCAGGACGCAGGTATCAAGATCGTGCTGCGCGCAATGGAAGAGCCGCTGCGTCAGATCGTCACGAACGGTGGCGAAGAAGCCAGCGTCGTGGTGGCAGCAGTTGCTGCTGGTCAGGGCAACTACGGCTACAACGCAGCAACCGGCGAGTACGTCGACCTGGTCGACGCTGGTGTTGTCGACCCGACGAAGGTGACGCGCACGGCGCTGCAAAACGCAGCTTCGGTGGCAGGTCTCCTGCTGACGACCGACGCAGCTGTTTGCGAACTGCCGAAGGAAGATGCACCGATGGCCGGCGGCATGCCCGGCGGCATGGGCGGCATGGGCATGGACATGTAATTCCGGGTTGGGCCTCATTGCGAGGCTCGCGAGGGAAGACATGGGGAAGTGCGCTGAAAGGCGTGCTTCCCAAAGAAAAAACCCGCAGACATTGCGGGTTTTTTTGTGGGCGCTCGCCGCAGGCTGAAGCGCCCGGATCAGAAGGCGCGGCCGGCACTCCTGCGGCCGGCGCACCTCGTGCAAGCTCTCAGTGCCGCGCTTCGCCTGGCGCTGCGTCCTTGCCCGCCGCCGGCGGCGTTTCGTCGTCGCTGCTGCGCGCCCAGAAGAACCGGTCTGGCATATACGCGCCCATGCCCGGCCGGAACGCGTTACGCACGGCCTGATACAGATATTCCTGCGCCTCGCGCACGGCTTCAGCCGGATCCTGGCCGTTGGCCAGCAACGCGGCGATAGCCGACCCCAGCGTATCCGTCAGCCCCATGATCCGATGGCTGCCACGGTCCCACATGTCCTGGCGCAACTGGCCGTCTTCGCTGAACAGCGTGTTGACATGCCGGTGCGTGCCGGTTTCCGTTGACAGAATATATTCGCAGCCTTGCGACAGCAGATGCGAGATGGCGGCGTCGAGGCTCGGCGCTTCGGCGTCGCCGTCCGGTTGGGCGAGCGCGAGCAGCGTGGTCGCGTCGGCGACCAGCAGGGTGGTTTGCGGCGCGAGCAGATCGGCGATCGCTTCGCGCAGTTCGTCGGCGGAGAGCACGTGCTCGTCGTCGAGCGTGAAGTCGGGGGCGAGAATCAACGGGATGTCGTCGTAATCGGCCACGACCTCGGCAATCGCACTCACGACTTCCGCGCGCGTGCAGGCGCCCACTTTGAACGCGGCGATCGGCATGTCTTCGAGCAGCATCCGGGCCTGGGTCGCGACCACTTCGGGGTCGAGGCCGGTGACTTCGTCGCAGCTCGCCGAGTCTCGCACGGTGTAGCCCGTGAGCACGGAAACCCCGTGGCAGCCCATGCTGGCAAGGGTCATCAGGTCGGCTTGCAGGCCGGAGCCGCCGGTGGGATCGGAAAGGCCGAAGGTGAGGACGATCGGAGGCGTGTCGCTGGGCATGAAGATTGACTAAAAGAGGCTGAATTTGGGCGCAGAGGGTGCGCAATCGGCTCAATTATGCGGCCTAAACTGCCGCTGGGGCGTTTTTTTCGCATCCCGCCACGCATTGCGGTGGACAGGCGGCGGCCGGGCGCGGCATCGCGCCGCGATCGCTGTGACGGCCGCCGCAAACGGCATGGCCAAAGGCCGTCGCAGGCTACGATTGCGCGTTTCTGACTGCTAGGCATTAGGGCGGCAACACGGTACCATCATGGCTCCCGTTTCCACGGACTCTACGACGCGACACAAGAATGGAATATCAAAGCTGGATGTGCCTGATTTGCGGCTGGATTTACGACGAAGAAGCCGGTTTGCCGGAGGAGGGCATTGCGCCGGGCACCCGCTGGGAAGACGTTCCCATCAACTGGACCTGTCCGGAGTGCGGCGCGCGTAAGGAAGACTTCGAGATGGTCCAGATCTGAAGCGCGGAGGGCGGCCGGCATGCCGGTCCGGGGCTCGTGCCGCGTACCCAGGCGCGGCGTCGGCACGGTGTTTCGCGGCCGGCGTGGCGCGCCGGACCGAATGCGCCGGGTACGCTCCGGGTTCTGCCCCGATGTGTCCACGCGGAACATCCTCGCTCGCGCTGTGTCGCAACGTTAGTCTGTCATTGTCCTGTCGCCGGTTCGCGCGTTAGCCGATCAGTTGGCGCGCGTCGCGAAGCGACGGCCCGTCAGCTTCGTGTCGTCTGCCCATGACCCTTCGATCCGCTGCACCCGTTTCCTTCGATGCCTTGCCGAATCCGCGCGGCGGCGCTGTCCGTCCCGCCGAACTCGCGTTGGCCGAGGCGTTGCTGGCGTTCGAACAGCACAGTGAGAGCACCTCGGCGCTGCTGCGTGCGTCACATGCATTGCGCGGAGCCGGCTGGCTGAGCGCGCAGCGCTTTGCCGACGCGCTGGTGCGGCTCTCGCCGCTCGCGGCGGGCGACCCGGCCGAGGCGGCAAGCGCGCGGCCTGTGTTCGGCGCGGCTTTGCGCGACTTCCGCGCCGCGCTCGAGCGTCACAATCTGCGCGAGCTGTCCTGCTCGCCCGTGCTGTTCGATCATTACCGGGCGCTCTGCGGGCATTTGTCCGAGCACACACCCGGTTCCACCGTCGCGTTCGAAGATCTCGCGCTGACCGCGCGGCCGGTGCCGCCGGTGTCGCTGCATGCGAGGTCCGCCGACCAGTTGGCTCATCTGCGCGCACGCTATGAGCGTGCATTGTTGCCGGTGCTGCGCTCGCAGGCCGATACCGGCAGCGCGGTGGCGCTCGCCGTCACCAACGCGGCGCTTGACGAACTGGACGCCGTTTCCAGCGAACTTGCCGGCCCGGATCCCTACGATTTCTGGCGCCTCGCCAAGGCCTGCGGCAAGGCTTTGCGGGCCGGCGGCCGCGCCGCGGGTGAAACCGACGCGCGGCGTTTCTATGCCCGTTGCAACCTCGCGCTGGCCGACCACGCGCGCGGGATCGAGCTTGCGCCGCGCTCTCTCGTGCGTGCAACGTTGGCGCTGCTGTGGCGCGATTACGCCCTGTTCGGCGCCGCCGCGGAAGATGCCGATCAGGTGGAACTGCTGCACGACTACGGCTTGACGGTCGACTGGCACGTTGCGGGTACCCAGGCATCGGAAATGCTTTGGGAAGCGGGAGCGTTGCAGGCCCAGGCCGTCAGCGCTACTCGCGGCGCACTGACGCGCGAATTGGGCGTGCTGACCGTCAATGCGAACGCGTACGAAGATTTCCTGCAGACGGCGGACGCCTCGATCGGCGCGTTGACCGAGCATGCCCGTGCGGCCGACCAGCCTGAGAAAGCCGATCCCAGCGAAGCACTGCAAGCGGGCGACGCCGCCTACCGGCTCGGCTCCGCCGCGTGCGCGCTGGGCCTCGGCCACGTTGCGCTGCTGGCCGACGCGCTGGGCCTCGCGTGGCGGCGTCGCGCGCATGCCGGCGTGTCGACGCCGGCGGTGCGCGCGCATGTGATCGTGGGCGCACCGGCGGCGAGCACGCTCGAACAGGCCGCAGAGGCCTTGCGTGCCACGCTGCACAAAGTCGCCGCGGGCGTCGCGCCGCCCGGCGGCAACGCCGCGCTGGCAGCGTTGACCCGTTCGATCGAACAGGGCGGCGCATAAGCGGCATTCGCGCGAGGCGGCCGTTCGCCGAACCCTGCGTGGGCCGCGGGTGGGCCGCGTATGAGCCGCACGTGACCCGTATCTGAGCCGGCGGCAACGGACTGCCATCACACAACCCGGGCGGCCCGCAACAGCCGTGCCGCAAAACAGCGCGAACCCGCACGGTGGCGAGCGCCCGCGTGCGTGATAGAGTGCAACTTGATTCGCCGTCGATGGCTCGCGGCTCGCTTCATGGCACACATCGCGGTTCCACGCTCAAAGCCCCGCCATCCTGCATCGTCTTTGCTAAAATCCGAACTATGTCCAAGAGTACCGATCGCATCAATCTGACCAACCAGTTCCTGATCGCCATGCCGAACATGGCGGATCCGACGTTTTCAGGAACGGTGGTCTACCTTTGCGATCACAGTGAGCGCGGCGCGCTCGGCCTCGTGATCAACCGGCCGACCGATATCGACCTGCAAGCGCTCTTCAGTCGCATCGATCTCAAGCTCGAGATCGAACCCCTTCTCCATGTGCCCGTATATTTCGGCGGCCCGGTGCAAACCGAGCGCGGCTTCGTGCTGCACGATCCGAAAGACGGCAACGCGTACACCTCGTCCATGTCGGTGCCGGGCGGTCTCGAAATGACCACGTCGAAAGACGTGCTCGAAGCCGTGGCGAGCGGCACGGGGCCCGAACGTTTCCTGCTCACGCTCGGCCATGCCGGTTGGGGCGCGGGGCAGCTCGAAGAAGAAATCTCGAAAAACGGCTGGCTGACGGTCGAAGCCGACCCGAAAATCGTTTTCGACGTGCCAGCCGAAGAGCGTCTCGAAGCGGCCTTGGCGCTTCTCGGCATCAACCTGTCGATGCTCTCGGGCGAAGCAGGTCACGCATGAGCCTGGCGGCCGGACGTGAGGCGACGCTGCTTGCGTTCGACTATGGTGAAAAACGCATTGGTGTGGCGGTCGGCAATTCGCTGACGCGTAGCGCGCGGCCGCTCGTGATCGTGCAGAACCGCAGCCGCGAATACCGGTTCGAGGCGGTCGGCAAGCTGATCGTCGAGTGGAAACCGAACGCGCTGGTGGTCGGCTTGCCGATGCATCCGGACGGCACGCCGCACGAAATGACGCAACTCGCGAAGCGCTTCGGCAATCAGCTGAACGGCCGCTTCAATCTCCCGGTCACGTGGATCGACGAACGCTATTCGTCGGTCGAGGCGAAGGCGGAGATCCGCGCCGGCAACGGCCGCGCCGACATGCTCGACGCCGAAGCCGCCAGCATCATCCTCCAGCAATATCTAGACGGACTTTCCGACGATCATGAGTTCCATTGACGCCGAAGCGCTCTATCGCGCGTTGTTCGACCAGATTCGCGCGGTATATGGCGACAGGCTCGGCGCCGCGCAGGACGGCAACGAAGGCGCCGTGCTGGCCGGCATCTACAGCGGCGGCGCGTGGCTCGCCGAACGGCTGGCGCGCGACCTGAACCTGCCGGGCTTCGGCGTGGTGAACGTGGCGCTGCATCGTGACGACTACGCGAAGAAAGGTCTGCACTCGCAGGCGAGCCCGACCTCGCTGCCGTTTTCGGTCGACGGCCGCCGTATCGTGCTGGTCGACGACGTGCTGTACACCGGCCGCACGATTCGCGCGGCGGTGAACGAACTGTACGACTACGGCCGCCCGGCATCGGTCGATCTGGCGGTGCTCGCCGATCGCGGCGGGCGCGAATTGCCGGTGGCGGCACGCTTTGTCGGCGGCGTGGTGGACATTCCCGCTGACGCCACGCTCGTGCTGGCCCGCACCGGAAGCAGTGAGGCGGACGGCACGCCCGGTTCGCAGCGTTTCACTTTTCACACTGAAGCACGCGTCGATTGAGCGCGGCGATATGCGCGAGGCGCATATCGCGCCCGCTCCGCGATTGGCGCGTCGGCATCGGCATCACATCGAGCCGTCAAGCGCCGCGCGAAAAAGATTGGTCGAGCCGGTCACCGCAACGTCGCGCGAATGCCGGCCCGGCATCGTCACACGCCGTCAGCATCGACACCGGTCACGTTGAAGCCCGTATTTGAAGCAGGTACATCCATGAACACCGCCACCCAGGCTCCCAAGGATTCCGCCGATAGCGCCGCCGAGCGCTTCCGTTATGGCTTCCTGAAGGGCAACCCGCAGCTCACGAAAAACGGCGAGCTGAAACATCTGTTGTCGATCGAGGGTTTGCCGAAGGCGATCGTCAATCACATTCTCGACACCGCCGACCAGTTCGTCAGCGTGACCGATCGCGAAGTGAAGAAGGTGCCGCTGCTGCGCGGCAAGTCGGTATTCAACCTGTTCTTCGAGAACTCGACGCGCACCCGCACCACTTTCGAGATTGCCGCGACGCGTTTGTCTGCGGACGTGCTCAATCTGAACATCAACGCGTCGTCGACCAGCAAGGGCGAATCGCTGCTCGACACGATCAACAACCTCTCGGCGATGCACGCCGACATGTTCGTCGTGCGCCATGCATCGAGCGGGGCGCCTTATCTGATCGCCCAGCATTGCGCGCCGCACGTGCACGTGATCAATGCCGGCGACGGCCGTCATGCGCACCCCACGCAGGGGCTGCTCGACATGTACACGATCCGCCACTACAAGAAGGACTTCACGAAGCTGCGCGTGGCGATCGTCGGCGATATTCTGCATTCGCGGGTCGCGCGCTCGGACATCCATGCGCTGACCACGCTCGGCGTGCCGGAAGTGCGCGCGATCGGTCCGCGCACGCTGCTGCCGGGCGGCCTCGAACAGATGGGCGTACGCGTGTTCCACAATCTCGACGAAGGCCTGAAGGACGTCGACGTGATCATCATGCTGCGTCTGCAGAACGAACGGATGAGCGGCGCGTTGCTGCCGTCGGCGCAGGAGTACTTCAAGAGCTGGGGCTTGACGCCTGAGCGTCTCGCGCTCGCCGCGCCCGATGCGATCGTGATGCACCCAGGCCCGATGAATCGCGGCGTCGAAATCGATTCGCAGGTGGCCGATGGTCCGCAGTCGGTGATTCTGAACCAGGTGACGTTCGGTATCGCGGTGCGCATGGCGGTGATGGGGATCGTGGCGGGCAATCACGACTGATCTCTCAGGCAGCAGAGCGGCGTCACGCGACAAGCGGCACACGGCGCCGCGAAAGCACAGTACGAACGCGCGGCATGGCACGCGCAACGTAGCTGAACACTAGGCTGAACATAAGGCAGCGCATGAAGATTCATATTCAAGGCGGCACGCTGATCGATCCGGCAGCGGGCACCGAACAGCAGCAGGACATTTTTATCGCAGCGGGCAAGATTGCGGCCATCGGCAACGCGCCTGCGGATTTCAACGCGGCGAAGACCATCGACGCCCAAGGCCTCTGTGTCATGCCGGGTCTGGTCGATCTGTCCGCGCGTTTGCGCGAGCCGGGCTATGAACACAAGGCGACGCTCGAGTCCGAAATGGCCGCGGCGCTCGCCGGCGGCGTGACGAGCCTCGTCTGTCCGCCGGACACCGATCCGACGCTCGATGAACCCGGCCTCGTCGAGATGCTCAAGTTCCGCGCGCGCAATCTGAACCAGGCGCATGTGTATCCGCTCGGCGCGCTGACGGTCGGCCTCAAAGGGCAGGTCATCACCGAGATGGTCGAGTTGACCGAGGCGGGTTGCATCGGCTTTTCGCAGGCCGACGTGCCGGTGGTCGATACACAGGTGCTGCTGCGCGCGCTGCAATACGCGAAGACCTATGGCTATACCGTGTGGCTGCGTCCGGTGGACGCGTATCTCGGCAAGGGTGGCGTGGCCGCGAGCGGCGCGCTGGCGTCGCGGCTCGGGCTGTCGGGCGTGCCGGTGTCGGCGGAAACCATCGCACTGCACACCATCTTCGAACTGGTGCGCGTGACCGGCGCGCGGGTGCATCTGTCGCACGTTTCGTCGGCGGCGGGCATTGCGCTGATGCGCGCGGCGAAGGCCGAGGGCCTGCCGGTATCGTGCGACGTCACCGTGAATCACGTGCACCTGATCGACCTGGACATCGGCTACTTCGACGCGCAGTTCCGGCTCGATCCGCCGCTGCGCCAGCAGCGCGATCGCGAAGCGATCCGCGCGGGTCTCGTCGACGGCACGATCGACGCGATCTGCTCCGACCACACGCCGGTGGACGACGACGAAAAGCTGCTGCCGTTCGCCGAAGCGACGCCCGGCGCGACCGGGCTGGAGCTGTTCCTGTCCTTGACGGTGAAGTGGGCGGACGAAGCGCGCGTGCCGCTCGCCAAGGCGTTGAACCGCATCACCACGGCGCCTGCCGACGTGCTCGAACTGGACGCGGCGGGCCGTATCGCGGTGGACGGCGTGGCCGATCTCTGCGTCTTCGATCGCAACGCGCATTGGCGCGTCGAGCCGCGTGCGCTGAAGAGCCAGGGGCACAACACGCCGTTCCTCGGCTACGAACTGCCGGCGCGTGTGCGTGCGACGATCGTGTCCGGTCACGTTGCATTCGAACAGCGCTGATGGACGCGGCGTTGCCGCGCCTGTTGTCCAGTAAATTGGCCGGCTTGCTGGCCAGCCAGGGAACGCTCCGACCATGAAGCTCGCGTTACGCAAGGCCCGTCTCGTCGTTCATCTGCTGCACGGCATGTGGACCGTGGCGACGCGCTTTCCCAAAGCCAGCGCGGACGTGCGTCACACGCTCAACCGCGAATGGTCGCTGAAAATGCTGCGCCTGTGCGGCATGCGGCTTGTCGTGCATAACGACAGCGCGCGGCTCGATCGCGGCGCGCTGGTGGTCGCCAACCACATCTCGTGGATCGACATCTACGTGATCAACGCGTGGCGTCCCACGCCGTTTGTCTCGAAGGCCGAGATCCGGCAATGGCCGGTGGTCGGCTGGCTCGCGCAGCAACTGGACACGGTGTTCATTCAGCGCGAGAAGCGCAGCGACGCGAAGCGGATCATGCATGAACTGTCCGACCGCCTGGGCGCGGGCGAGTTGATGTGCGTGTTTCCCGAGGGCACCACGTCCAACGGTCTCGCGGTGCTGCCGTTTCACGCGAACATGTTTCAGGCGGCCGTGTCGGCGTCCGTGCCGGTGCAGCCGCTGTGCATCATGTATGAGGACGCGCAGGGCCGGCAATCTACCGCGCCGGCTTATATCGACGATCTGTCGCTCGCCGATTCGCTGAATCTGCTGCTGCGCGGCGGCCCGCTGACCGCGCATGTCTATGTCGGTGCGCCGCTGGCGCCGGGCGCGGACCGGCGTACGCTGGCGGCGGAAGCGGAAGGCGTGATCGTGGCCGCGTTACGGCAGATGCAAAGCGGCACGGCGATTAGCGGTTCGGTCATGGCGGAGCGGGTCGCTACACCCGCGCCTGCGGCGACGCGGAGCGAACCAGCCGAGCAGGTCAACCAGGCCAACCAGGCGGGTCAGGTCGATGAGGTCGATCAGATCGATCAGTCAGGGCGTTCGGCCTAGCGGCCGGCTGGCTTGTTGCGCCTAGTTGCCGCCGCCCGGTGCGCGGCAGTTTTCGCAACCCACCTGCGTCAGCGTGCGTTCCGCGGGGTTTTGCGCAAGACGCACGGCGGACAGTTTTTCGCCCCACACGCAGCCCGAATCGAGGCCGATCAAATTGTCGCGCAAGGTCAAGCCGAGCGCGGCCCAATGGCCGAATACGACCGTGACGTCGGCGGTCTTGCGTGACGGCACATCGAACCACGGCATGCAACCGGGCGGCGCCGCGTTCAGGCCGCCGCTGCTGCTGAAATCCATCACGCCTTCGGCGGTGCAGAAGCGCATTCGAGTCAGCGCGCTGCAGGTCAGGCGCAGGCGCTCGATACCCTTCAGGCCCGGCTTCCAGCGGTTCGGCTCGTTGCCGTACAAACCGGCGAGCGTCTCTTTCCAGTTCGGCGCGCGCAGGGCGCGGTGCAATTCGTCGGCGAGTTCGAGCGTCATGGTCACATCCCACTGCGGCAGAACGCCCGCATGCACCATCAGCATGCCGTTGTCGAAATGCGCGAGCGGACGGTGGCGGACCCAGTCGAGCAGGTCGGCGGCATCCGGCGCGGCGAGAATCTCGTCGATCGTGTCGCCTTTCTTCGACTTGCGAATCCCCGCCGACACCGACAGCAGATGCAGGTCGTGATTGCCCAGCACCGGCACCGCGCGCTCGCCCAGCGCGATCACGTCGCGCAGCGTGGCGAGCGATTCGGCGCCGCGGTTGATCAGGTCGCCCGCGAACCACAGCGGCGTGCCGGCCGGCGGCGCGGCCTTGGCGAGCAGTTGCTGGAACGGCGTGCGGCAGCCTTGCAGATCGCCGAAAGCGAGCGGGACGAGGTGCTGACCGGAAAGAGCGGAAGACGAAGTGGCGGGTGTCATCAAGGAAGTGAGTGCGGTTTGATACACGCTGTTACGCACGAGGCGTGCCGCGTTGGGCGGTGCAGCATACTAGCGTGACATAATAGCCCGTTTGAAGTGCTCATATCGCGTCAGGCGGCGTAAGGCGCCACCGGCAAGCGCCACGGCGAGCGGCGCGCGTGATATTGCGGCACAACACGATGACCCTCGTGAACGGAGAACAGCATGTCGTCTCTTCATGCAAAGCAGCCTATCCGTACGCTCGTTACCGGCGCAAGCGGCTTTACCGGCCGCTATCTGGTCGATAACCTGGTCGGCCGGGGCCACACTGTGATCGAAACGGTCGCCGGGCGCGACGAGCCTGAAACGCCAACCCGCGTGAGGCTCGACATCACGTCGCCGGATGCCTGCCGGCGCGCGATCGAAATCGCGCGCCCCGACTATATTGTCCATCTGGCAGCGATCAGCTTTGTGGGGCATAACGACCCGCTCGACTTTTACCGCGTCAACGTGATCGGCACGCTGAATCTGCTGGAGGCCTGCGCCGCCGTCGGGCATACGCCGCGCAAGCTGCTGATCGCGAGCAGCGCGAACGTCTACGGCAACGTGACGAGCAACGCCATCGACGAGAGCTTTCCGGTCACTCCGGTCAACCATTACGCCGCCAGCAAGGCGGCGATGGAAACGATGGTGCGGACCTGGTTCGACCGGCTGCCGATCCTGATCGTGCGGCCGTTCAACTATACCGGCCGCGGCCAGGCGTCGAACTTCCTCGTGCCGAAGATCGTCGAGCACTTCGCGCGTCGTGAACCGTCGATAGAACTCGGCAATATCGACGTCGCACGCGATTTCTCCGACGTGCGGTATGTGGCGAGTGCTTATGAAGCGCTGCTCGACTCGGAGGCCGCGGCCGAAACCGTCAATGTCTGCACCGGCACGCCTTTCACGTTGCGCGAAATTCTCGCGGCGGCGAGCGATCTGACCGGACATGAACTGAAGATTCAGATCAATCCCGCCTTCGTGCGGCAAACCGACGTGAAAATGCTGGCCGGCTCGCCCGCCAAACTGCGCACGCTCGTGCCGGCCGTCGAGGCGATTCCGTTCATGGATACGCTGCGCTGGATGCTTGCGGCATAAACCCGCATCGGCGGCGATCTGCTGTTCTTTTTGAGCCGTGATGACGCGCGACTTTCGTTCGCGTATAAACAATCGTGTTGCGCCGCGCGCGGGCTACTGGTTTGTTCAGACGTGTGCGGCGTCCGACTCCCGTTCCCCAGGCGCATCGCGCTGATTCAAGCCGCCAGCCGTTCCATCGGTACGACGATTCGTCATGCTTGCGGTCGCTTGTTGCGACATTCGTCGTGAAAGTGACCGTTGAATTACGAGATCGAAACCAAATTTGTCAAGCTGTTTCAAGTTGTTAGGGTTCTAGTTTTTAACCTGGCTCCCTTTATAATCGGGGCTTCATAAGATTGGCGTTTGAGTGTCCGCCTGCTGTGCAAGGGGTGGCGGCGGGCGTCGACAAGATTCCGCACCACAACGCGCGGTAGCAGGTCAGCGGACTATCCGACCTGCGGCCACCATCTAGAAGGGAATTTCATGATTCTGGTAACGGGCGGCGCCGGTTTTATCGGCGCCAATTTCGTGCTCGACTGGCTCAATGCCTCGGACGAAGCGGTACTGAACGTGGACAAGCTGACGTATGCCGGCAATCTGGGTACGCTCAAGTCGCAACAGGGCAACCCGAAACACGTTTTCGTGCGCGCGGACATCTGCGATCGCAGCGCACTCGACGCGTTGTTTGCTGAGCATAAGCCGCGTGCCGTGCTGCACTTTGCCGCGGAAAGCCACGTGGACCGTTCGATTCATGGACCGGCTGATTTCGTGCAAACGAACGTGGTCGGCACCTTCACGCTACTCGAAGCAACCCGTCAGTACTGGAACGCGCTCGGCGAGGCCGACAAGGCCGCGTTCCGCTTCCTGCACGTCTCGACCGACGAAGTATTCGGCTCGCTGTCCTCTACCGACCCGCAGTTCTCCGAAACCACGCCTTATGCGCCGAACAGTCCTTACTCGGCCACCAAGGCGGGTTCCGACCAC
This genomic stretch from Paraburkholderia dioscoreae harbors:
- a CDS encoding YqgE/AlgH family protein encodes the protein MSKSTDRINLTNQFLIAMPNMADPTFSGTVVYLCDHSERGALGLVINRPTDIDLQALFSRIDLKLEIEPLLHVPVYFGGPVQTERGFVLHDPKDGNAYTSSMSVPGGLEMTTSKDVLEAVASGTGPERFLLTLGHAGWGAGQLEEEISKNGWLTVEADPKIVFDVPAEERLEAALALLGINLSMLSGEAGHA
- the groL gene encoding chaperonin GroEL (60 kDa chaperone family; promotes refolding of misfolded polypeptides especially under stressful conditions; forms two stacked rings of heptamers to form a barrel-shaped 14mer; ends can be capped by GroES; misfolded proteins enter the barrel where they are refolded when GroES binds); translated protein: MAAKDVVFGDSARAKMVEGVNILANAVKVTLGPKGRNVVLERSFGGPTVTKDGVSVAKEIELKDKLQNMGAQMVKEVASKTSDNAGDGTTTATVLAQSIVREGMKYVASGMNPMDLKRGIDKAVFAAIEELRKISKPCTTNKEIAQVGAISANSDSSIGDRIAEAMDKVGKEGVITVEDGKSLQDELDVVEGMQFDRGYLSPYFINNPDKQVAVLENPFVLLHDKKVSNIRDLLPVLEQVAKAGRPLLIIAEDVEGEALATLVVNNIRGILKTVAVKAPGFGDRRKAMLEDIAILTGGQVIAEETGLTLEKATLAELGQAKRIEVAKENTTIIDGAGEAANIEARVKQVRTQIEEATSDYDREKLQERVAKLAGGVAVIKVGAATEVEMKEKKARVEDALHATRAAVEEGIVAGGGVALIRARTAIAGLKGANADQDAGIKIVLRAMEEPLRQIVTNGGEEASVVVAAVAAGQGNYGYNAATGEYVDLVDAGVVDPTKVTRTALQNAASVAGLLLTTDAAVCELPKEDAPMAGGMPGGMGGMGMDM
- the pyrR gene encoding bifunctional pyr operon transcriptional regulator/uracil phosphoribosyltransferase PyrR, whose translation is MSSIDAEALYRALFDQIRAVYGDRLGAAQDGNEGAVLAGIYSGGAWLAERLARDLNLPGFGVVNVALHRDDYAKKGLHSQASPTSLPFSVDGRRIVLVDDVLYTGRTIRAAVNELYDYGRPASVDLAVLADRGGRELPVAARFVGGVVDIPADATLVLARTGSSEADGTPGSQRFTFHTEARVD
- a CDS encoding hydroxymethylpyrimidine/phosphomethylpyrimidine kinase encodes the protein MPSDTPPIVLTFGLSDPTGGSGLQADLMTLASMGCHGVSVLTGYTVRDSASCDEVTGLDPEVVATQARMLLEDMPIAAFKVGACTRAEVVSAIAEVVADYDDIPLILAPDFTLDDEHVLSADELREAIADLLAPQTTLLVADATTLLALAQPDGDAEAPSLDAAISHLLSQGCEYILSTETGTHRHVNTLFSEDGQLRQDMWDRGSHRIMGLTDTLGSAIAALLANGQDPAEAVREAQEYLYQAVRNAFRPGMGAYMPDRFFWARSSDDETPPAAGKDAAPGEARH
- a CDS encoding aspartate carbamoyltransferase catalytic subunit, encoding MNTATQAPKDSADSAAERFRYGFLKGNPQLTKNGELKHLLSIEGLPKAIVNHILDTADQFVSVTDREVKKVPLLRGKSVFNLFFENSTRTRTTFEIAATRLSADVLNLNINASSTSKGESLLDTINNLSAMHADMFVVRHASSGAPYLIAQHCAPHVHVINAGDGRHAHPTQGLLDMYTIRHYKKDFTKLRVAIVGDILHSRVARSDIHALTTLGVPEVRAIGPRTLLPGGLEQMGVRVFHNLDEGLKDVDVIIMLRLQNERMSGALLPSAQEYFKSWGLTPERLALAAPDAIVMHPGPMNRGVEIDSQVADGPQSVILNQVTFGIAVRMAVMGIVAGNHD
- the ruvX gene encoding Holliday junction resolvase RuvX, which translates into the protein MSLAAGREATLLAFDYGEKRIGVAVGNSLTRSARPLVIVQNRSREYRFEAVGKLIVEWKPNALVVGLPMHPDGTPHEMTQLAKRFGNQLNGRFNLPVTWIDERYSSVEAKAEIRAGNGRADMLDAEAASIILQQYLDGLSDDHEFH
- a CDS encoding rubredoxin → MEYQSWMCLICGWIYDEEAGLPEEGIAPGTRWEDVPINWTCPECGARKEDFEMVQI